From the Rhodococcus sp. NBC_00297 genome, one window contains:
- a CDS encoding anti-sigma factor: MSDHGSPERPVQLPDRDLLELAYLCALDAMAASEQYETMTRLDDTDAHTRRRFDAIVRDVRETMAVTSDATRTPAPADLRVRILGAVEDTAQVDPDGATVLPLRPSRRRGWRIAAMAAAAAVVVGVGGAVAVQQSATPSAPTATVAAPLESPVAGGGTMSVQYTPGDERAVLRMTGVAAPPAGSVYQVWLIEGSPVSVGTMDADDLSQPASVPVDGATALSVTVEPAGGSPFPTSGAVARVALA, translated from the coding sequence ATGAGCGATCACGGTTCGCCCGAACGACCCGTGCAGCTGCCGGATCGGGACCTTCTCGAGCTCGCGTACCTGTGTGCCCTCGACGCCATGGCAGCCTCGGAGCAGTACGAGACCATGACTCGCCTCGACGACACGGACGCCCACACCAGGCGGAGGTTCGACGCGATCGTGCGTGACGTCCGCGAGACGATGGCCGTGACGTCGGACGCGACACGCACTCCCGCCCCCGCCGATCTCCGGGTCCGCATCCTGGGGGCCGTGGAGGACACGGCGCAGGTCGACCCCGACGGCGCGACAGTCCTCCCCCTTCGTCCCAGCCGCCGACGCGGATGGCGCATCGCCGCGATGGCGGCCGCCGCTGCGGTGGTCGTCGGTGTGGGCGGGGCGGTGGCCGTGCAGCAGAGCGCGACTCCGTCGGCTCCCACCGCGACCGTCGCGGCACCGCTCGAATCCCCGGTGGCCGGAGGCGGCACCATGAGCGTGCAGTACACCCCCGGTGACGAGCGCGCCGTGCTCCGCATGACGGGTGTCGCAGCACCTCCCGCCGGGTCGGTCTACCAGGTCTGGCTCATCGAGGGCTCGCCCGTGTCCGTCGGGACGATGGATGCCGACGACCTCTCCCAGCCGGCATCCGTGCCCGTCGACGGCGCCACCGCACTGTCGGTGACCGTGGAACCCGCGGGCGGATCACCGTTCCCCACCTCGGGCGCCGTGGCGCGCGTCGCGCTCGCCTGA
- a CDS encoding proline dehydrogenase family protein, whose protein sequence is MATNPLRPVLLAAGRSRRLERVVARSVLTRSLVERFIAGSTEPEVVGAVADLLGSGRVVSVDHLGEDTTDAAQATATVDAYLSLLQAYSRLHTPQPPAFPSNSNRPPAFSSTSGRPPAFPLEISLKLSALGQSLPDDGHAVALANAHKVCAAADAAGVWVTVDAEDHTTTDSTLAIVRELRKDFPTLGTVLQAYLHRTEQDCRDLSGPGSRIRLCKGAYREPASVAFQKKADVDASYERCLRVLMEGEGYPMVASHDPRMIEAARRDAAELGRGPDDMEYQMLYGIRDGEQTRLVSEGYRVRVYVPFGTQWYGYFMRRLAERPANLTFFLRSLLTRS, encoded by the coding sequence ATGGCCACCAACCCGCTCCGCCCCGTCCTGCTCGCCGCCGGGCGATCGCGCCGCCTCGAACGCGTCGTCGCGCGGTCCGTCCTGACCAGGTCGCTCGTCGAACGCTTCATCGCCGGGAGCACCGAACCGGAGGTGGTCGGTGCCGTCGCCGACCTGCTCGGGTCCGGCCGCGTCGTCAGCGTCGATCACCTGGGTGAGGACACCACCGACGCGGCGCAGGCCACCGCGACCGTCGACGCGTATCTGTCCCTACTGCAGGCATACTCACGCCTCCACACCCCACAGCCTCCGGCTTTCCCGTCCAATTCCAACCGGCCTCCGGCCTTTTCGTCCACCTCCGGTCGGCCTCCGGCCTTCCCGCTGGAGATCTCGCTGAAGCTCTCGGCGCTAGGACAGTCGCTCCCCGACGACGGCCACGCCGTCGCCCTCGCCAACGCCCACAAGGTGTGCGCCGCCGCGGACGCCGCGGGAGTGTGGGTCACCGTCGACGCCGAGGACCACACCACCACCGACTCGACTCTCGCGATCGTGCGGGAGCTCCGCAAGGACTTCCCGACTCTCGGCACCGTCCTGCAGGCGTACCTGCACCGCACCGAACAGGACTGCCGCGATCTCTCCGGTCCCGGATCGCGAATCCGGTTGTGCAAGGGCGCATATCGCGAACCGGCCAGTGTGGCCTTCCAGAAGAAGGCGGACGTGGACGCCTCGTACGAGCGGTGCCTGCGGGTGCTCATGGAGGGGGAGGGCTACCCCATGGTGGCGTCCCACGATCCCCGCATGATCGAGGCGGCGCGACGAGACGCGGCCGAACTGGGACGTGGACCGGACGACATGGAGTACCAGATGCTCTACGGCATCCGCGACGGTGAGCAGACACGCCTGGTGTCGGAGGGGTACCGCGTCCGCGTGTACGTGCCCTTCGGTACGCAATGGTACGGATACTTCATGCGGCGGTTGGCGGAGCGTCCGGCGAACCTGACGTTCTTCCTCCGGTCACTGCTGACCCGCTCCTGA
- the pruA gene encoding L-glutamate gamma-semialdehyde dehydrogenase — translation MDAVTAVPTPLNEPVHTYAPGSAERARLTHHLDRLAATPTEITQVIGGDHRDATGPRENVVQPHRHASVIGSFANATHQDVRDAIDAATAAAPAWRSLPFDERAAVFLRAADLLAGPWRETIAAATMLGQSKSAYQAEIDAPCELIDFWRFNVSFARQIMAEQPISAPGVWNRVEYRPLEGFVYAITPFNFTAIAGNLPSAPALMGNTVLWKPSPTQAVAAYLTMQLLEAAGLPPGVINLVLGDGPLVSEVALADRRLAGIHFTGSTPTFQRLWREVGENIAGYDTYPRLVGETGGKDFVVAHSSADPDVLTTALIRGAFDFQGQKCSAASRAFVPSSVWKRMGDTLVDTASSLRYGDVTDLSNFGGAVIDRKAFDRNAAALERAKSTPGITIAAGGTCDDSVGYFVDPTILLGDDAGDEAFHTEYFGPILAVHVYDDSKPDAFENTLAMVDSGSKYALTGSIIADDRAAVTQATEALRFAAGNFYVNDKPTGAVVGQQPFGGARASGTNDKAGSPQNLLRWASARTIKETFVPAVDHTYPHQGV, via the coding sequence ATGGACGCCGTCACCGCAGTACCCACCCCCCTGAACGAGCCGGTGCACACGTACGCACCCGGCAGCGCCGAGCGAGCGCGGCTCACGCACCATCTGGATCGACTCGCCGCCACGCCCACCGAGATCACCCAGGTCATCGGCGGAGACCACCGCGACGCGACGGGCCCACGCGAGAACGTCGTGCAACCGCACCGGCACGCGTCCGTCATCGGATCGTTCGCGAATGCCACCCACCAGGACGTGCGCGACGCCATCGACGCGGCGACCGCCGCCGCACCTGCGTGGCGATCGCTGCCCTTCGACGAGCGCGCCGCAGTCTTCCTCCGCGCCGCCGATCTCCTCGCCGGGCCGTGGCGCGAGACCATCGCGGCTGCCACCATGCTGGGGCAGTCGAAGAGCGCGTACCAGGCCGAGATCGACGCACCCTGCGAGCTGATCGACTTCTGGCGCTTCAACGTCTCGTTCGCCCGACAGATCATGGCCGAACAACCGATCTCCGCGCCCGGCGTCTGGAACCGCGTCGAATACCGCCCCCTCGAGGGCTTCGTCTACGCCATCACCCCGTTCAACTTCACCGCCATCGCGGGAAACCTCCCGTCGGCGCCGGCGCTCATGGGCAACACCGTGCTGTGGAAGCCGTCGCCCACCCAGGCCGTCGCCGCGTACCTGACGATGCAGCTTCTCGAGGCCGCCGGACTGCCCCCCGGCGTCATCAACCTCGTGCTCGGTGACGGACCCCTCGTCTCCGAGGTCGCCCTCGCCGATCGTCGTCTCGCCGGCATCCACTTCACCGGCTCCACACCGACGTTCCAGCGGCTGTGGCGCGAGGTGGGCGAGAACATCGCCGGCTACGACACCTACCCGCGACTGGTCGGTGAGACCGGTGGCAAGGACTTCGTCGTCGCCCACAGTTCCGCCGACCCGGACGTGCTCACCACGGCGCTGATCCGCGGTGCCTTCGACTTCCAGGGTCAGAAGTGCTCCGCGGCGTCGAGGGCCTTCGTGCCGTCGTCGGTGTGGAAGAGGATGGGGGACACGCTCGTCGACACCGCGTCGTCGCTGCGTTACGGCGACGTCACCGATCTGTCGAACTTCGGTGGGGCGGTCATCGACCGGAAGGCCTTCGACCGCAACGCGGCTGCACTCGAGCGCGCGAAGTCCACCCCGGGCATCACCATCGCCGCCGGCGGCACCTGCGACGATTCCGTCGGCTACTTCGTGGACCCGACGATCCTGCTCGGTGACGACGCGGGCGACGAGGCGTTCCACACCGAGTACTTCGGCCCGATCCTCGCCGTGCACGTCTACGACGACTCGAAGCCCGATGCGTTCGAGAACACGCTCGCCATGGTCGACAGCGGGTCGAAGTACGCCCTGACCGGATCGATCATCGCCGACGATCGCGCCGCCGTCACGCAGGCCACCGAGGCCCTGCGCTTCGCCGCCGGCAACTTCTACGTCAACGACAAACCGACCGGCGCCGTCGTCGGGCAGCAGCCGTTCGGCGGTGCTCGCGCGTCGGGCACCAACGACAAGGCCGGATCACCGCAGAACCTGCTCCGGTGGGCCTCCGCGCGCACCATCAAGGAGACTTTCGTGCCGGCCGTGGACCACACCTACCCTCACCAGGGAGTCTGA
- a CDS encoding PucR family transcriptional regulator, with protein sequence MTRTSSTLDSIVRALHSAFVEVLVAPAGSDVPIGSVTLVDADDLAAELYTTAAAADLYLLAGVREADAVAWFDDLATRSSDLRPTAVMSKIAASSTLMQHAARTAGVALVAVHTQTRWDRLLSMVRGVLDHSSPSITTPPPSSAEPSELAGLVGADTDLFGLAHTVAVLTRGMVSIEDQRSHVLAYSASDDQADELRTLSILGREGPAEYLRRLEQWGVYDAVRRSDEVVEVPAHSDLGIRRRLVAGIRTTATQDGSGTPRLVGTLWIQEGRRPLTDDAPSVLQGAAAVAARLITRILEAPTNEAVQIQRLLGARGGGVDVPSLAAALSIPTDGPAAVIGLAALDGAAPDAPSSATMADLSGAIRLHASSFHRLSLVTTLGDRIYVLVPRTRAETSVPSWTRRLLEGIEGRTGIRLRAAVASPVAALSEVAAARREVDRVLDGTAGADDRVTTLADSRTSVLLGEIVDLLLAHPSLHDPRMAALVEYDARTSSSLRESIATYLRHPSDVRRAAADLHVHPNTLRYRVRRAEEITKTDLSDPAARLLMELQLAVLARQAST encoded by the coding sequence ATGACCCGCACCTCGTCGACCCTCGACTCGATCGTTCGTGCGCTGCACTCCGCCTTCGTCGAGGTGCTCGTGGCACCGGCGGGGTCGGACGTGCCGATCGGGTCGGTGACGCTCGTCGACGCCGACGATCTGGCCGCCGAGCTCTACACGACCGCCGCCGCGGCGGACCTCTATCTGCTGGCGGGTGTGCGGGAAGCGGACGCCGTGGCGTGGTTCGACGACCTGGCGACGCGGAGCAGCGACCTTCGACCCACCGCGGTGATGTCGAAGATCGCCGCCTCGTCGACGCTGATGCAGCACGCGGCTCGCACGGCCGGCGTCGCTCTCGTCGCGGTGCACACGCAGACCCGCTGGGACCGCCTCCTCTCGATGGTGCGCGGCGTGCTCGACCATTCCTCGCCGTCGATCACCACACCTCCACCGTCGTCCGCGGAACCGTCCGAACTGGCGGGACTGGTGGGCGCGGACACCGATCTCTTCGGGCTGGCGCACACCGTCGCGGTGCTCACGCGCGGGATGGTGAGCATCGAGGACCAGCGGTCGCACGTGTTGGCGTACTCGGCGTCGGACGATCAGGCGGACGAGCTGCGGACCCTGTCCATTCTCGGACGAGAGGGCCCCGCGGAGTATCTCCGGCGACTCGAGCAGTGGGGTGTGTACGACGCGGTCCGCCGTTCCGACGAGGTCGTCGAGGTGCCGGCGCACTCCGATCTGGGTATCCGACGGCGACTGGTCGCCGGTATCAGAACGACTGCCACGCAGGATGGTTCGGGCACACCACGACTGGTCGGCACGCTGTGGATCCAGGAAGGTCGTCGCCCGCTCACCGACGATGCTCCGAGCGTGCTGCAGGGGGCGGCCGCGGTGGCGGCACGGTTGATCACGCGCATCCTCGAGGCACCCACCAACGAGGCGGTGCAGATCCAGCGACTGCTCGGCGCTCGTGGCGGTGGGGTCGACGTGCCCTCACTCGCCGCGGCGCTGTCCATCCCGACGGACGGGCCGGCGGCGGTGATCGGTCTCGCCGCGCTGGACGGCGCCGCGCCCGATGCCCCCTCGTCGGCCACGATGGCCGATCTGTCCGGCGCGATCCGACTGCACGCCAGTTCCTTTCACCGACTGTCCCTGGTCACCACTCTCGGCGACCGCATCTACGTCCTCGTTCCACGGACCCGCGCGGAGACCTCGGTGCCGTCGTGGACTCGCCGGTTGCTCGAGGGCATCGAGGGACGCACGGGGATCCGGTTGCGGGCCGCGGTGGCATCGCCGGTGGCCGCCCTGTCCGAGGTCGCCGCCGCTCGCCGCGAGGTCGATCGCGTCCTGGACGGGACCGCCGGAGCAGACGACAGGGTGACCACACTCGCCGATTCGCGGACGTCCGTGCTGCTCGGTGAGATCGTCGATCTGCTCCTCGCGCACCCCTCGCTGCACGATCCGCGCATGGCGGCGCTCGTCGAGTACGACGCACGCACGTCCTCGTCGCTACGCGAGAGCATCGCGACGTATCTGCGGCACCCGTCCGACGTGCGCCGGGCCGCGGCCGACCTGCACGTGCACCCGAACACGTTGCGCTATCGGGTCCGACGGGCCGAGGAGATCACCAAGACGGACCTGTCGGATCCCGCCGCGCGACTGCTGATGGAACTCCAGTTGGCCGTGCTGGCACGTCAGGCCAGTACCTGA
- a CDS encoding DUF2461 domain-containing protein — protein sequence MSSFTGIPEAALDFYEDLEVDNSKTWWAEHKHVYDESVRAPMTALTELLAEEFGTAKLFRPHRDVRFSKDKVPYKTHQGAYVQVAPSTGWYVQVDASGLMVAGGFYASTSDSIAQFRAVVDDEVRGSELARIVADLESRGYDRGGDRLKTSPRGYDADHPRIDLLRHKSLTAGRSFGCPPWLDTAECADHIRGAWRDLTPLLEWCRQVLA from the coding sequence ATGAGCTCGTTCACCGGAATCCCGGAGGCCGCCCTCGATTTCTACGAGGATCTCGAGGTCGACAACAGCAAGACCTGGTGGGCCGAACACAAGCACGTCTACGACGAATCGGTCCGCGCGCCCATGACCGCGCTCACGGAGTTACTGGCCGAGGAGTTCGGGACGGCCAAGCTCTTCCGGCCGCACCGCGACGTCCGCTTCTCCAAGGACAAGGTGCCGTACAAGACGCACCAGGGTGCCTACGTGCAGGTGGCCCCGTCCACGGGGTGGTACGTGCAGGTCGACGCCTCCGGCCTCATGGTCGCCGGCGGGTTCTACGCGTCCACGTCCGACTCCATCGCCCAGTTCCGCGCCGTCGTCGACGACGAGGTCCGCGGGTCGGAGCTCGCGCGAATCGTGGCCGATCTCGAGAGCCGCGGCTACGACCGCGGCGGTGACCGGCTGAAGACCTCGCCGCGCGGCTACGACGCGGATCATCCCCGCATCGATCTGCTGCGCCACAAGTCCCTGACGGCAGGACGGTCCTTCGGCTGCCCGCCGTGGCTCGACACAGCAGAGTGCGCCGATCACATCCGTGGCGCCTGGCGTGATCTCACACCACTTCTCGAATGGTGCCGTCAGGTACTGGCCTGA
- a CDS encoding acyl-CoA dehydrogenase family protein, with product MAVERLLPNDDARDLLQLTRDIADKVLDPIVDEHEKAETYPDGVFATLGEAGLLSLPYPEEWGGGGQSYEVYLQVLEELASRWAAVAVAVSVHGLSCHPLMSFGSEDQKSRWLPDMLGGRTIGAYSLSEPQAGSDAAALSCKAVAGPDGYTVTGSKAWITHGGKADFYTLFARTGEGSRGISCFLVPADLEGLSFGAPEEKMGLHAIPTTAAHYDGAVLSADRRIGEEGQGLGIAFSALDAGRLGIAAVAVGIAQAALDDAVAYAQERTTFGRKIIDHQGLGFVLADMAAAVDSARATYIDAARRKDAGLPFSRQASVAKLVATDAAMKVTTDGVQVFGGYGYTRDFRVERYMRDAKITQIFEGTNQIQRLVISRSLA from the coding sequence ATGGCTGTCGAACGACTGCTGCCGAACGACGACGCACGTGACCTTCTCCAGTTGACCCGCGACATCGCGGACAAGGTCCTCGACCCCATCGTCGACGAACACGAGAAGGCCGAGACCTATCCCGACGGCGTCTTCGCCACGCTCGGCGAGGCGGGGCTGCTCAGCCTGCCGTATCCGGAGGAGTGGGGCGGCGGCGGTCAGTCCTACGAGGTCTATCTGCAGGTGCTCGAGGAACTGGCGTCGCGCTGGGCCGCGGTGGCCGTCGCCGTGAGCGTGCACGGGCTCTCGTGCCACCCGCTGATGTCCTTCGGGTCGGAGGACCAGAAGTCGCGGTGGCTGCCGGACATGCTCGGTGGGCGCACGATCGGCGCCTACAGCCTCTCGGAGCCACAGGCCGGCAGCGACGCGGCCGCCCTCTCCTGCAAGGCCGTGGCCGGTCCGGACGGGTACACCGTCACCGGGTCGAAGGCCTGGATCACGCACGGCGGCAAGGCGGACTTCTACACGCTCTTCGCGCGCACCGGCGAGGGCTCGCGGGGCATCTCCTGCTTCCTCGTGCCCGCCGACCTCGAGGGGCTCTCCTTCGGAGCTCCGGAGGAGAAGATGGGGCTGCACGCGATACCCACGACGGCCGCCCACTACGACGGCGCGGTGCTGTCGGCAGATCGCCGCATCGGCGAGGAGGGGCAGGGGCTCGGCATCGCGTTCAGTGCCCTCGACGCCGGGAGGCTGGGCATCGCCGCCGTCGCCGTCGGCATCGCCCAGGCCGCGCTCGATGATGCCGTGGCCTATGCGCAGGAGCGAACGACGTTCGGCCGCAAGATCATCGATCATCAAGGGCTCGGGTTCGTGCTGGCCGACATGGCAGCGGCGGTGGACTCGGCCCGGGCGACGTACATCGACGCGGCACGCCGCAAGGATGCCGGACTGCCGTTCTCACGTCAGGCCTCCGTGGCCAAGCTCGTGGCGACGGACGCGGCGATGAAGGTGACGACCGACGGCGTGCAGGTGTTCGGAGGCTACGGGTACACCCGAGACTTCCGGGTCGAGCGGTACATGCGCGACGCCAAGATCACGCAGATCTTCGAGGGCACCAACCAGATCCAGCGTCTGGTGATCAGCCGGTCGCTGGCCTGA
- a CDS encoding TetR/AcrR family transcriptional regulator, with protein MTAAHATARRAQLFDSVVALFLAEGFAHLTLDDIAARLRCSKSTLYTLAASKDDLVRSAAVHFFTSAAVRVDAASDAATGTRERLAAYLGAVGEALAPASERFMTDLADFEPSRLVYERNTAIAAERVRGIIDDGVRAGDVRDVHAAFVADVAASVMVSIQSRALARRTGLDDAAAYRELATLLTAGIAR; from the coding sequence ATGACAGCAGCTCACGCGACGGCGCGGCGCGCGCAGCTCTTCGATTCCGTGGTGGCCCTGTTCCTGGCCGAAGGCTTCGCGCACCTCACTCTCGACGACATCGCCGCCCGCCTTCGGTGCTCGAAGAGCACGCTGTACACCCTCGCTGCGAGCAAGGACGACCTCGTCCGCTCCGCCGCGGTGCACTTCTTCACCTCGGCAGCGGTCCGCGTGGACGCGGCCTCCGACGCCGCGACGGGCACCCGCGAGCGCCTCGCGGCGTATCTGGGCGCGGTCGGTGAAGCACTCGCGCCGGCGTCGGAACGGTTCATGACCGACCTCGCCGACTTCGAGCCGTCGAGGCTCGTCTACGAACGCAACACCGCCATCGCGGCCGAGCGAGTCCGCGGCATCATCGACGACGGGGTCCGCGCCGGCGACGTGCGGGACGTCCACGCCGCGTTCGTCGCCGACGTCGCCGCGTCCGTGATGGTCTCGATCCAGAGCCGTGCCCTCGCCCGTCGCACGGGTCTGGACGACGCCGCCGCCTACCGGGAGCTGGCCACACTGCTGACCGCCGGCATCGCGCGATGA
- a CDS encoding VOC family protein, whose product MQKITPTLWFDDRAEEAAEFYLSTFGTGAILNVSRYGDGGPGAPGRAMMVDFELFGQRFNALNGGPQFPFTEAISMAVSCDGQEEVDRYWNALTSDGGSEGRCAWCKDKFGVSWQIVPVQLMQLMSTPDPAASQRVVQAMLSMSKIVVADLQKAHDGA is encoded by the coding sequence ATGCAGAAGATCACCCCCACACTGTGGTTCGACGACCGGGCCGAGGAGGCCGCGGAGTTCTACCTCTCGACGTTCGGCACGGGAGCGATACTGAACGTCAGCCGCTACGGCGACGGTGGACCCGGCGCCCCGGGCCGCGCGATGATGGTCGACTTCGAGCTCTTCGGTCAGCGATTCAACGCCCTGAACGGGGGACCACAGTTCCCGTTCACCGAGGCCATCTCCATGGCTGTCAGCTGCGACGGGCAGGAAGAGGTCGACCGCTACTGGAACGCGCTCACGTCCGACGGTGGATCCGAGGGCCGGTGCGCCTGGTGCAAGGACAAGTTCGGGGTCTCCTGGCAGATCGTCCCGGTCCAGCTGATGCAGCTGATGAGCACCCCGGATCCGGCGGCGTCCCAGCGCGTCGTGCAGGCCATGCTGTCGATGTCGAAGATCGTGGTCGCCGACCTGCAGAAGGCCCACGACGGAGCCTGA
- a CDS encoding phosphodiesterase: MNETSMPVRVLALPFGLGSALRHAKLFHPHGKVLTGTLRRTAEGDAGLPVCTCEVTVRLSTALGLPRRVPDVAGLALRLPQTDRADGAWDILLASAGRDVVTRCVPLPVLAFETASFSTLMPLQFEGGQWWVRARAVAAPPLPTLDSIVDAVRARPLVFEFEQAEGTGAYVPLAELTLGSVDQSGGDLSFDPIRRTPDSVRPGPEWLRSLRARAYLDSRRGRSDT; this comes from the coding sequence GTGAACGAGACGTCGATGCCCGTGCGCGTGCTCGCCCTGCCGTTCGGGCTGGGGTCGGCGCTGCGCCACGCCAAGCTGTTCCATCCCCACGGGAAGGTTCTGACGGGCACACTGCGCCGTACCGCCGAGGGCGACGCCGGACTGCCCGTGTGCACGTGCGAGGTGACGGTGCGCCTGTCCACCGCGCTCGGGCTGCCCCGACGAGTTCCCGACGTCGCGGGTCTCGCGTTGCGTCTTCCGCAGACCGACCGGGCCGACGGTGCCTGGGACATCCTCCTTGCCAGCGCCGGGCGGGACGTCGTGACGCGGTGCGTTCCGCTCCCGGTGCTCGCGTTCGAGACGGCCTCCTTCTCGACGCTGATGCCGCTGCAGTTCGAGGGTGGTCAGTGGTGGGTCCGCGCGCGGGCCGTCGCCGCGCCGCCGCTGCCCACCCTGGACTCCATCGTCGACGCCGTGCGTGCGCGTCCGCTGGTCTTCGAGTTCGAGCAGGCCGAGGGCACCGGGGCGTACGTCCCGTTGGCCGAACTGACGCTCGGCTCGGTCGACCAGTCCGGTGGCGACCTGTCGTTCGACCCGATCCGGCGCACTCCCGACAGTGTCCGGCCCGGTCCGGAATGGCTGCGGTCCCTCAGGGCGAGGGCCTACCTCGACAGTCGACGCGGCCGGTCCGACACCTGA
- a CDS encoding FAS1-like dehydratase domain-containing protein, whose product MTSNSVTDDSVTGAHETRPLVPHEPDHRFERSSRLVGHAYVIPDYYEVGREKIRELSRAIQNEHPAHHKEAAAAELGYEGLVAPATFVSVVGSIAIDYLFAHILVEYEITAVMQTDQSFVLHRPVMQGDQLVSTLQVLSIRQFAGNDILVVQNHLTSHGEDVCTSTTTFIARTDADVDPRAAALVDAVLPASVPRMGPTARPTA is encoded by the coding sequence GTGACCAGCAATTCGGTGACCGACGACTCCGTGACAGGTGCTCACGAGACTCGCCCGCTCGTTCCGCACGAGCCCGATCACCGGTTCGAACGCAGCTCCCGCCTGGTCGGACACGCCTACGTCATCCCCGACTACTACGAGGTCGGCCGCGAGAAGATCCGCGAACTCTCCCGCGCCATCCAGAACGAACATCCGGCGCACCACAAGGAGGCCGCTGCGGCCGAGTTGGGATACGAGGGACTCGTCGCGCCCGCGACCTTCGTGAGCGTCGTCGGATCCATCGCCATCGACTATCTCTTCGCGCACATCCTCGTGGAGTACGAGATCACGGCAGTCATGCAGACCGATCAGAGCTTCGTTCTGCATCGCCCGGTCATGCAGGGAGATCAGCTGGTGTCCACTCTCCAGGTGCTGTCGATCCGCCAGTTCGCGGGCAACGACATCCTGGTGGTCCAGAACCATCTGACGTCGCACGGCGAGGACGTGTGCACCAGCACCACGACGTTCATCGCCCGGACCGATGCCGACGTGGACCCGCGAGCGGCGGCTCTCGTCGACGCCGTGCTCCCCGCCAGCGTGCCGCGGATGGGCCCCACCGCCCGCCCGACCGCCTGA
- a CDS encoding pentapeptide repeat-containing protein: MDAHGQRWDRRSYTSCSFIDADLGGLTTHGVVFTDCDFSGVDLTDSTHIGSAFRNCEFRRSRLWHSTFRSTSFLGSAIADSRITPAVFDEVDLMLTSLGGLDLRGLDLTGARLRDANLVGTDLRKATLRGVDFGGARTSGLRLNDADLRGSIADATFWTSAVLDGARIDTVQALAYVHAHGLTVSD; this comes from the coding sequence ATCGACGCACACGGCCAGCGGTGGGACAGGCGTTCGTACACGTCCTGCAGCTTCATCGACGCGGACCTCGGCGGTCTGACCACCCACGGTGTCGTCTTCACCGACTGCGACTTCTCCGGCGTGGATCTGACGGACTCGACGCACATCGGGTCGGCCTTCCGCAACTGCGAGTTCCGGCGGAGCCGATTGTGGCACAGCACTTTTCGCAGCACATCGTTCCTCGGTTCCGCCATCGCGGACTCGCGCATCACGCCCGCGGTCTTCGACGAGGTCGACCTCATGCTCACCTCGCTCGGCGGTCTCGACCTCCGCGGACTCGACCTCACCGGGGCGCGCCTGCGTGACGCCAACCTCGTCGGGACCGATCTCCGCAAGGCCACGCTCCGCGGCGTCGACTTCGGCGGTGCCCGCACCTCCGGGCTCCGGTTGAACGATGCGGATCTGCGGGGCAGCATCGCCGATGCCACGTTCTGGACGTCGGCCGTGCTCGACGGAGCCCGCATCGACACGGTCCAGGCACTCGCCTACGTGCACGCGCACGGTCTCACCGTCTCGGACTGA
- a CDS encoding dodecin, with protein MSDNVYRVTEIVGTSTEGVDDAIRKAISRASSTLRELDWFEVTETRGHIENGAVAHFQVTLKVGFKLDD; from the coding sequence ATGAGCGACAACGTCTACCGCGTCACCGAGATCGTCGGAACCTCGACGGAGGGTGTCGACGACGCCATCCGCAAGGCCATCTCCCGCGCGAGCAGCACACTGCGGGAGCTCGACTGGTTCGAGGTCACCGAGACCCGCGGACACATCGAGAACGGCGCGGTCGCGCACTTCCAGGTGACGCTGAAGGTCGGCTTCAAACTCGACGACTGA